One genomic window of Acidimicrobiia bacterium includes the following:
- a CDS encoding ATP-binding cassette domain-containing protein, protein MPAIHVDGLTKLYRVPVRQAGLRASVRSLVKRRFRDVVAVDDISFDIEPGEVVGFLGPNGAGKTTTLKMLSGLLHPDAGVVEVLGHTPSHRRREFLSRITLVMGNRNQLSWDLPALDSFELNKSIYRLEPESFVEARDEYVELLGLETLVDKPVRNLSLGERMKVEIAGALLHRPDVLFLDEPTMGLDVTAQRKLREFVAEYSRRYGATVMLTSHYMADVVALAKRVIVIHHGRLLYDGGLGGLAARFASSKKITVTMAAPPADLSPYGPVIARETDKVTFEVSRAETSGLAARLLRDFEVSDLTIEDPPIEDVIERVFEEPGDDWA, encoded by the coding sequence GTGCCCGCCATCCACGTCGACGGTCTGACGAAGCTGTACCGCGTCCCGGTACGCCAAGCGGGGTTGCGCGCCTCGGTGAGAAGTCTCGTGAAACGCCGCTTCCGGGACGTGGTCGCCGTCGATGACATCTCGTTCGACATCGAGCCCGGCGAAGTCGTCGGGTTCCTCGGGCCGAACGGCGCAGGCAAGACGACCACGCTCAAGATGCTCTCGGGACTGCTCCACCCGGATGCGGGGGTCGTCGAGGTCCTCGGACACACGCCGTCGCATCGGCGTCGCGAGTTCCTCAGCCGCATCACTCTCGTGATGGGCAACCGCAATCAACTGTCGTGGGATCTCCCGGCGCTCGACTCGTTCGAGCTGAACAAGTCGATCTACCGCCTCGAGCCCGAGTCGTTCGTCGAAGCCCGGGACGAGTACGTCGAGCTGCTCGGCCTCGAAACGCTCGTCGACAAGCCCGTCCGCAACCTGTCGCTCGGCGAGCGCATGAAGGTGGAGATCGCCGGGGCGTTGCTCCACCGGCCGGACGTGCTGTTCCTCGACGAGCCCACGATGGGCCTCGACGTGACCGCGCAGCGCAAGCTGCGCGAGTTCGTCGCCGAGTACAGCAGACGGTACGGGGCGACTGTGATGTTGACGAGCCACTACATGGCAGACGTCGTGGCGCTCGCCAAGCGGGTCATCGTCATCCACCACGGGAGGCTGCTGTACGACGGAGGGCTTGGCGGGCTGGCGGCCCGCTTCGCATCGAGCAAGAAGATCACGGTGACCATGGCTGCGCCTCCTGCCGACCTGTCTCCGTACGGACCGGTGATCGCACGCGAGACGGACAAGGTGACATTCGAGGTGTCGCGGGCGGAGACTTCCGGTCTCGCCGCCAGGCTGCTGCGCGACTTCGAGGTGTCGGATCTGACGATCGAAGACCCGCCGATCGAGGACGTGATCGAGCGCGTCTTCGAGGAGCCCGGCGACGACTGGGCATGA
- a CDS encoding ABC-2 family transporter protein, producing MSLFRLAWAHFRIGAMNELQYRVNLVVQVFQSALAVATGLVGLWLVFSQTDDLVGWGAPELLAVMGVHIAMGGVIQMVIEPNMAKLMDDVRRGTLDYVLTKPADSQALVSMREVRIWSFVDVVVGAIVLGVAVVNLERSVGWIDAAGFAAALLLGAIMIYCFWLILTTTAFRLVRVENILELFQGVYQAGRWPVAIYPFWLRTSLTFLVPLAFAITVPAESLTSRLTPGTFVLASSFTAALLIVTRIVWRVGLRYYSGASA from the coding sequence GTGAGCCTGTTTCGCCTGGCGTGGGCTCATTTCAGGATCGGAGCGATGAACGAGCTCCAGTATCGGGTGAACCTCGTCGTCCAGGTCTTCCAATCGGCGCTGGCGGTGGCCACCGGCCTGGTCGGGCTGTGGCTCGTGTTCAGCCAGACGGACGACCTGGTCGGGTGGGGAGCCCCTGAGCTGCTCGCCGTGATGGGAGTGCACATCGCCATGGGAGGCGTGATCCAGATGGTGATCGAGCCGAACATGGCGAAGCTCATGGACGACGTGCGGAGGGGGACACTCGACTACGTCTTGACGAAGCCGGCGGATTCCCAGGCGCTCGTGTCCATGAGGGAAGTGCGGATCTGGAGCTTCGTCGACGTCGTCGTCGGTGCCATCGTGCTCGGGGTGGCAGTCGTCAACCTCGAGCGCAGCGTCGGCTGGATCGATGCCGCCGGTTTCGCGGCCGCCTTGCTCCTCGGCGCCATCATGATCTACTGCTTCTGGCTGATCCTGACCACCACCGCCTTCCGCCTCGTTCGTGTCGAGAACATCCTCGAGCTGTTCCAAGGCGTGTACCAGGCGGGTCGCTGGCCGGTCGCCATCTATCCGTTCTGGCTGCGGACGAGCCTGACCTTCCTGGTACCGCTCGCCTTCGCGATCACGGTCCCGGCCGAGTCGCTGACCAGCAGGCTCACCCCCGGCACGTTCGTGCTCGCATCGTCGTTCACGGCGGCGTTGCTCATCGTGACCCGGATCGTCTGGAGGGTCGGTCTTCGCTACTACAGCGGCGCTTCGGCATGA
- a CDS encoding amidohydrolase family protein — protein sequence MPTRIDADLLIPGVGEPVNDGAVVFESGTITYAGAAAGATSAATTKVATLMPGLWDCHGHFTGMAIGNLEHDATEPIARKAARAVGDIGRTLMGGVTSIREVGGLGIELRHVVDEGSIAGPSIYPAGRILSTTGGHADVHSLPIDWVDGSPGRLGLNCDGVADCLKAVRLQLRQGASVIKVCASGGVMSEIDHPIHQQFSDEELEAIVDEAARADRAVAAHCHGKPGIMAALRAGARTIEHGSYLDDEAAATMVEADAILVPTRYILAELLDRQGDIPAYAYRKALMVAEHHEMALKTAIAAGVRIAMGTDIFMSGEGHGTNGREIRLLVEAGMTPLEAIEAATANGPLTLGPQAPASGRLVEGYDADLIALDFDPLDDPAQWGDPDRVTHVWKAGEAVKSPEHTTRDRP from the coding sequence ATGCCCACGAGAATCGACGCCGACCTTCTCATCCCCGGGGTGGGCGAGCCGGTCAACGACGGCGCTGTCGTGTTCGAGAGCGGAACGATCACCTATGCCGGGGCGGCCGCCGGGGCGACGTCGGCGGCGACGACGAAGGTGGCGACGCTCATGCCCGGACTGTGGGATTGCCATGGCCACTTCACCGGCATGGCCATCGGGAATCTCGAGCACGACGCTACCGAGCCGATCGCCCGCAAGGCCGCCAGGGCGGTCGGCGACATCGGCCGCACGCTGATGGGTGGGGTGACCTCGATCCGTGAGGTCGGCGGACTCGGCATCGAGCTCCGCCACGTAGTCGACGAGGGTTCCATCGCCGGCCCGTCCATCTATCCGGCAGGCAGGATCCTGTCGACGACCGGGGGGCACGCCGACGTGCACAGTCTGCCGATCGACTGGGTCGACGGCTCGCCGGGAAGGCTCGGGCTCAACTGCGACGGCGTCGCCGACTGCCTCAAGGCGGTTCGGCTTCAGCTCAGACAAGGCGCATCGGTCATCAAGGTGTGCGCCTCGGGGGGCGTGATGAGCGAGATCGACCATCCGATCCACCAGCAGTTCTCCGACGAAGAGCTCGAGGCCATCGTCGACGAGGCGGCCCGGGCGGACCGAGCGGTCGCCGCCCACTGCCATGGCAAACCGGGCATCATGGCGGCGCTGCGCGCCGGAGCGCGGACGATCGAACACGGCAGCTACCTCGACGACGAGGCCGCCGCCACGATGGTCGAGGCGGACGCCATCCTCGTCCCGACGCGATACATCCTCGCCGAGCTGCTCGACCGCCAAGGCGACATCCCGGCGTACGCCTACCGCAAGGCGCTCATGGTCGCCGAGCACCACGAGATGGCGCTGAAGACGGCGATCGCGGCAGGTGTGCGAATCGCGATGGGGACCGACATCTTCATGAGCGGGGAGGGCCATGGCACGAACGGGCGTGAGATCCGGCTCCTCGTGGAGGCGGGAATGACGCCGCTCGAAGCCATCGAGGCCGCCACGGCCAATGGACCACTCACCCTCGGTCCGCAGGCACCAGCCTCGGGCCGGCTCGTGGAGGGCTACGACGCAGACCTCATCGCCCTCGACTTCGACCCTCTCGACGACCCGGCCCAATGGGGGGATCCCGACCGGGTGACGCATGTGTGGAAGGCAGGCGAGGCCGTCAAGTCACCCGAGCACACGACTCGAGATCGGCCCTGA
- a CDS encoding ABC-2 family transporter protein, giving the protein MIAYTRMYAGWARVAILEQFQYRVANYFYMIGMVAEPVIYLVVWSTVAEQRGGAVGGFTAGDLAAYYIVWTLVRNMNIVLTPYAWEQRIKEGELVTDLLRPVHPVHRDLAYFGGWKLVVIVMWLPIAAVLTWIFRPSLDPSAAEIGLFAVALWGGFFVRFFALWALGLVTLWTTRVSALFELYFTAELLLSGRLVPLSLMPTWVQTLADFLPFQWAFQFPIETLIGRRSTAEIWLGIGMQALWTCVAIGVTAVLWRRGTRRFAAVGG; this is encoded by the coding sequence ATGATCGCCTACACCCGCATGTATGCCGGCTGGGCGCGAGTGGCGATCCTGGAACAGTTCCAGTATCGGGTCGCCAACTACTTCTACATGATCGGCATGGTTGCCGAGCCCGTCATCTACCTGGTCGTCTGGTCGACGGTCGCCGAGCAGCGGGGCGGCGCTGTCGGTGGGTTCACGGCCGGCGACCTGGCGGCCTACTACATCGTCTGGACGCTCGTCCGCAACATGAACATCGTCCTCACGCCGTACGCCTGGGAGCAGCGCATCAAGGAGGGCGAGCTCGTCACGGACCTGCTGCGACCGGTGCACCCGGTGCACCGCGACCTGGCGTACTTCGGCGGCTGGAAGCTCGTCGTCATCGTGATGTGGCTCCCGATCGCAGCGGTGCTCACTTGGATCTTCCGCCCGAGCCTCGACCCGTCTGCCGCCGAGATCGGCCTCTTCGCCGTGGCGCTGTGGGGTGGCTTCTTCGTGCGCTTCTTCGCCCTGTGGGCCCTCGGCCTCGTGACGCTGTGGACGACGCGGGTCTCTGCACTCTTCGAGCTCTACTTCACGGCGGAGCTGCTCCTCTCCGGGCGGCTCGTGCCCCTTTCGCTGATGCCGACCTGGGTGCAGACACTGGCAGACTTCCTGCCGTTCCAGTGGGCGTTCCAGTTCCCGATCGAGACCCTCATCGGGAGGCGCTCCACCGCGGAGATCTGGCTCGGGATCGGCATGCAGGCGCTGTGGACGTGCGTCGCCATCGGCGTGACCGCAGTGCTGTGGCGTCGAGGGACGCGGCGTTTCGCGGCGGTTGGGGGCTGA